The nucleotide window atatatagtactttaaTTCTGGAACATGACTTTAAGACTTTTAACATGCAGGTTTTTCCATCAAACTAATTTCGGATTATATTCATCCAACTTATAATTAAGTTTGTAACTTTGACATGAAGTGTCCGTTGAATATAGGAAAGTAAGTCTTATTTAAACGACTGTTAATGCTACGTACAATTGTAGAGTGAGCAAGCGGgacgtaattattttgaaaaaaagtgaagttcattattaaaagatttgttttttttatttatttatttggattctatatttactcactttttcaaaagaattgcaagacatttatacactttacgattacaaatatcatttatctatttaaaaagtctaaatttaaaatatcatcgAGTATCTCTTGATCAacaagtacatatttttttaagagaattaaGTAGTGCTTTCACAACCacaaataaaaatctcataaaaataaacttacaaactaacATGTATTCATATGATACACGTTAgatatactttacaataaaaataattttataatataacatactacatcaaattatgtcagtttgcgagaatttttttatacgtggctaaaccatttttttttttaattcgaattttaaaGGGATGTACATGACAAATTTAATCCATTGGGTTCCATTTTCCAAttaagtttgaagaaaaatcatatttatttgtaTACTGATCATGTGAAGGCAAATAACCCATTAAGGTTTTGTggtaattaattaggataaagtCCCATTGATCTCACCGTCTGGGGTGCACCAATTGCACATATTCATATTCGTCCTGGCTGTTTTTCATGTCCTCTACAGCGTCATTACCATGGCACTGGCGCAAGCTAAAGTATGTCGATCTccttattaattatataattaattcttaATAAGGctatttatttactatattttttggttggaaaatattttctccatgctagtatatataaattaaattactgcttacaaaggagaaaaaagggtaatatttatttatttatttttttatggatttttttagaaatattaagttaatataaacatcaaagaaatatttatttatttcttatttttatgggtttttattttatttcttacttTGCTTGTGGATACTGATCAGACGAACAAATGGAAAGCTTGGGAATCGGAAACATCATCCTTGGAATACCAATTCACcaatggtgatttttttttttaaatctcttggattactatacattttattttgagaaatgaaaattcatcatattttttaaagagtaatgctacattttattttgagaaataaaatttatcataatttttaaagagtaatgctagataccgTCATGAGttgtgagtaaatatgagactcatataaaaaaaaaaaaaaattttaatgttagacctcgttttttttcaaaaagaacaTGTGGCGCTTAtacaacttataattatatttaacattactctttaacaGTCgtgaaacatcaaaataataattgttaaattatttttctcttatgaattatttcataagaaaaaaaaaaagtgattaaaaaggcctattaataatttttcttctattttctgcAAATTCATTGGCTTGGGcctatattaaatatttttaggaatTGAACCCAAAACTAATAGGCAATGGTTTTGATTCTTCAGACCCAGCAAGATTTAGGTTCACACATCAAACATCTTTTGTGAAGCGCCACTCTGCAGGCTTCTCAACAACAACTGGAATAAGATGGATCGTAAGCTTAAGATCATATattcctcctccttcttcttcttcttcttttttcgattttaatttctctgaatttgttgttttggaatgatGTTTTTGATGCATAGGTGGCATTTTTGAGGCAATTCTTTGGCTCGGTGTCAAAGGTGGACTATGTGACTATACGTCATGGATTTATAAATGTGAGTCAACGACCAGGTTTTTCATGctctttttttctgtcttcGTTTATGTATACCATGCAAATCAGACCAAACTCAAAACacatatttgaattgaaaaattcttttcatcaattactattcatcatttcacaactcatgttttatgaaaaatacatccACACACTATAAAAAAGTTACAGATatagaatatgaaaatgaataataactgatgtaTAGCATTCATCGTTTGAATTGCAGGCACATTTTGCCCCAAACAGCAAGTttaatttccataaatatattaaaagatcCATGGAAGATGACTTCAAAATGGTGGTGGGTATCAGGTCAGTACTCTCCATCCATCTTTCAGTCCAAATTACAGTAGTACTGTACCAATGTTAATGTCTAATTAATGACCTAAAGTTTCTGTTTGTTCCTATTTTTGCAGCCTTCCACTGTGGCTTTCTGCTGTCATTTTCTTGCTTCTCAATGTTTACAGTAAATCTCTGATCTAATTTCctatgaataatgttagataatACTACTACATTTGAGGCATATTTGGGATCCAAAAAACTACTTTTTCATGGTGGGcctcgctttttttttttttttcaaatagattgtGCAAGATTTACACACTTTATAAATGTATGCAACATTActcaatattaaataattaaaaaaatttaatgacgATGATTTTAACACTTTTCTCTTAAATGGTGCAGAATGGTACTCGCTCACCTGGTTGTCATTGGCACCACTAGTTGTAAGAAATTGATCAGAAATTACCTTAATTTCTATATACTGGTTGTCTCAAAATATACATAATCTAATTATCTTATACtatagtttaaaattatttaaatattagtgcCAGCTAGCTGAGCTGCATGCTGATCtgtatgatattattaatttattgcgCAGATACTTCTACTAGTTGGCACAAAGCTTGAGCTTATTATTATTGAGATGGCTCAAGAAATACAAGATCGAGCAACAGTTGTTGAGGGAGCTCCAGTGGTAGAGCCAAACAATAAGTATTTCTGGTTTAacagtcctcaatggattctcTTTCTCATACATTTTACCATTTTCGAGGTAAAATCATGTCGCGCGactatcttttatatatatatatatatatatatattgtactgattttttcatttatttactttaAATACAACatagaaataatgaaatttacGATTAAGAACATCATGATTTGATctccaatattaatattacatggtTGTAACATGACTTGATTCATTTGTACAGTCAGCTTTCCAATTGGCATATTTTCTTGTGGATTTGTGTAAGTCATGATTTTGCACTCAAGctattatttcaactcatcaccTTATTTTATCCATTGATTTTTTGGTAAATGAAAGTGTAAAAGTGGAACTAATTTCTTGCATATATCATTGTGGAAATATTAGATGGCCAGTATGAGTTTGGGATGACATCTTGTTTCCGTGGAAACTTGCCGGCAGCATTGACTAGGGTTTCACTCGGCATAGCCCTTCTCATCCTTTGCAGCTATATCACCTTCCCTCTCTATGCCTTAGTAATACATGTAAGTGTACTAGCTAACAAccattgagattaatttctttgttctttATGTAAAAGGGTGGCTTCCATTAATATTTGCGGATGGATTGAATTGGATTGTTCgattttaaaaagagagaaatgcaTTATGTGAGACGTTCTACAACATTAAATTATCTGAACCGACATTTCTCGGTATCAGACCATCCAGTCTGATTGAAAAATTAGAGAATGTCTCGATTGCCCATTTTGAATATGAATTCAGTGAACTAATTGTATTATTGTGATACccaatatgatatggataagagtaggtggtgtatgagattctATATTgcttaggaatgagaagtttttactctttataaggttccaataaggctccaattgtatcattgactagttcttttggagtataggccatgtgatttgcCTAAtaggctcaagtcccacatttctgattgggataggctctgataccatttgtaatgccccaatggaaggctcaaaccacatgacctatactccaaaaggactagtcaatgatataattggagctccattgaaaccttatataGAGCAATAGcttttccttcccaagtaatgtgggatcctatacaccacatactcttatccatatcatatgagatatcacaatTATCAAACATGAACTTTTGACTCTCAATTCATCATGTCTACAGATGGGATCTCATATGAAGAAAGCTATATTTGAGGAGCAAACAGCAAATGCTCTTAAGAAGTGGCACAAGGATGCAAAAGATAGAAACAAGTTGAGGAAAGCTACTGGAGTAGATACTAGTTGTTCAAGATTAATGAGTGGGGAAAACACACCTAGCCAAGGAACATCACCCAGACACTTGCTCCACAACTACAAGTACAGGTCCAGTAAATTACAGCTCGAAGCTGGTGTTCTCAGTTCCCCAAGATCCTACCAATCTGATACTGACCTTTCAGAAATTGATCAGATCGGTTCCCCTGATCATCAATCAATaggtcatgatcatcatgatcaaccACCAAGAGATGAAAACTCACATagtattgatttttctttttctaaggCTTAAAAGGGCACCCAAATTTTGacaattaaattgtttttctttttgggtagaGCTACCATTAAGTCAGTAACTAAGTAGTCCATTTCATCCATACTAACTCATGTTTATTTAAATTCTTGTGAGAAtaacaaaacaattatgtataaaaaattgaaatgagtaatgttacatacagtcgtggaatgcgtaagcatcgtgtaattattttgaaaaagagtagagtctattattaaaaattaaagtttttttttttcatatgagtctcgTAGTTACtcactttaatttttcaaatgaattaaacGATAGTGCCGCACtccacaattataaaaaatataatttctccttACAAAATTTCTCGTTGTTCATGCGAGTTCCGAGTTTTACTTACAACATTAATAAACACTCAATAAATGGCTTACGACTCATCAATttggttttttgtatttttgttttcaaatcacCCATTTTCTAGAATGTTTTAAAGAGTTTGAAATGCAATTAAATGACCACATCTGTATTATTCTTGATTTTAACATCATGCTTCTAATCAAAGTAAGATGTTGCatttaattacattaatttggATGGCTAGCTATTAAAAGACAAAAGCAAAACCACATATGGGAATCTTTGAGTTTTTTAAATTGATGGGCACTACAATTAATGTCTAGCTAAGTTGCTTTCCCGTCAAGGAAACTTCAAAGAGGACTGCTATatccacaaataaattatataaaaataattttataaattgacgtgacatTATTTGatccattagatctattttataataaaaataattttacaatctgacgaattatatcaaatcatgtcaatttataaaattacttttgtataattatattatggcTAGagtattttccaactttaaattaataaaacaaagaaGATTCCAAATCATTAGTGGGACAGACAAAATGCATCAATCTTCATATAATTTAAGGGTCCAAATTTCCTCtagattataaaaagaaaaaaaaaaaaaagaacttgcaATAAAACAACGCAACTATATTAATTAAGACAAAAATAAAGTCCGTCTTGAACAAGgattacattaatatattatatagtccaATTGTCGATGCATCCCACTTTAAGCAAGTCAAAGCGCTTATTTTCCaggaacacacacacacgtgtatatatatatatatatatatagtatatataatccCTAGAATGTCTCATCTCTATTTTGGCCCCATTGCAACAATGTTGCTCATCGATcagtttatattttacatttgaagtgaatttttatttaactatttaatttataaaatcactCAAAAAATATCACAGCGCTTAATATGATTGATAATTACAAAATAGctcattcataaattatttattcacaaaaaaatcttagaaaaataaattaacaaaattatatgtcTTGATGTTGTACGTATTTTCAATTGtgaagttacttttattgtaaaaaaaaaattaacatatcatatgaagtcatactagtttataaatttaattttatagatttttttttatagttgtagACTATAACACTTATCTATATGAATACAAAAGGCAGGATGTTTgtaaaatgagtaatgttatatgcagTCGTGGAGTATGTAAGTTCTgtgtaatatttttgaaaaagagtgaggtctataattaaaaaattaattttttttttcatataaattttatatttattcacttttttaaaaatgattatacaatatttacacgctcaaaattaaaaatattagttctcttgtaaAATGGAAATCGGTTACGACATAAATTTGGATGCAAGTTTTATAGTTATGGTTGGACCACATCTTGAATTTGACCATTTAACAAAAAGATAATCCGATTAGGCGCTGAAATGTCTATATCAATGGAGTTGCCATACCCAACCTACATTCTCAATCATTCCACAAAAACAGATACAGAATCGAAAGTGGAATATTTGTAATCTTTTATTTGTCTTCATGTTACCAAATCAAATGCAAAAATTGTAcggcctttttgttttttgtttatttttaaagaaatgcttataatcgtgagtgtgtaagcgcGGCATActctacaactatatataatattattattttatttgtatctTTCTCCTACGAATTATGGAATTTGGATacatattttcaattaattgaTACACCAAGTttcaattcaaaatgaaaacacAGTGccacttatattttttaatattatttttaataaaatagtacaATTATTATAAGGATTATGGGGCTGCCCAGCATTTTTTTGTTGAGTGTACggttagttataaattttttattttattttatt belongs to Juglans regia cultivar Chandler chromosome 8, Walnut 2.0, whole genome shotgun sequence and includes:
- the LOC109022230 gene encoding MLO protein homolog 1-like; protein product: MAAGSTAARDRTLEETPTWALAVVCAVFVIISVLIEHGIHSVGKWFQKRRKKAMSEALEKIKAELMLLGFISLLLTVSTRFIAKICIPAELEDTMLPCKPYDQYKKDDTDDDGEGDGNYDRRKLLSYAENVVWRRVLAGGPAGDDYCSKYDKVPLISPSGVHQLHIFIFVLAVFHVLYSVITMALAQAKTNKWKAWESETSSLEYQFTNDPARFRFTHQTSFVKRHSAGFSTTTGIRWIVAFLRQFFGSVSKVDYVTIRHGFINAHFAPNSKFNFHKYIKRSMEDDFKMVVGISLPLWLSAVIFLLLNVYKWYSLTWLSLAPLVILLLVGTKLELIIIEMAQEIQDRATVVEGAPVVEPNNKYFWFNSPQWILFLIHFTIFESAFQLAYFLYEFGMTSCFRGNLPAALTRVSLGIALLILCSYITFPLYALVIHMGSHMKKAIFEEQTANALKKWHKDAKDRNKLRKATGVDTSCSRLMSGENTPSQGTSPRHLLHNYKYRSSKLQLEAGVLSSPRSYQSDTDLSEIDQIGSPDHQSIGHDHHDQPPRDENSHSIDFSFSKA